From Mumia sp. ZJ1417:
CGTCTGGACGCATGATCGCCCACACCAGACCGGGCAGACCCGCACCGCTTCCCACATCAGCGATCGAAGCGCCGGCGGGGAGATCCGTCGCGGGCAGTGCGCAGTTGACCACGTGGCGGGTCCAGATGCGCGGGACCTCGCGTGGGCCAATCAGACCGCGGACGACGCCGTCAGTCGAAAGAAGGTCTACATAGCGCCGAGCCAGATCGAGGCGACCGCCGAATACGGCGGCCGCCTCGGGTGGTGGCGATGTTTCACGTGAAACATCCATGAGTGAACGTCACCCAGGAAGGATGACGACGCGACGATTGGGCTCCTGGCCCTCCGACTCGCTCGTCAGGCCAGCAGCAGCAACGGCGTCGTGGACGACCTTCCGCTCGAACGGCGACATCGGGTCGAGTCGAAGCTCCTGACCGGAGTCTCGGACCTGAGAGATGCTCTCCTCGGCAAGTCGCGTGAGGACGTCACGACGCCGTGCGCGGAACCCGTCCACATCCAGCATCAGGCGGCTCCGCTCACCGGTCTCGCGGTAGACCGCCAGCCTCGTCAGCTCCTGAAGAGCCTCGAGGACTTCGCCGTCTCGACCGACGAGTGTCCCCAGGTCGCCGCCGACGAGGGACACCGACGCTCGGTTGCCCTCGACGTCCATATCGAGATCGCCATCGAGATCAGCGATGTCGAGGAGCTCCTCAAGGAAGTCCGCCGCGATATCACCCTCGTTCTCAAGGCGCGCGACGCGCTTGCTCCGTGAACCCTCGTCCTCAGGCGCGTCATCGACCTCGGGATCTGCATCGAGGACGGCGTCGTCCGGCTCCGTGGCCGGGGCATTCGTGTCGTGTGACGTCTCAGTCACCGCTTCCACCTCCCTCTCCGGACCCGGAGTCCGAGGAGTCATCGTTCTTCGCTGAAGAGTCGGGGCCGGAGGTCCGACCCTGACCGCGGGGAGCACTCCCCTTCTTGCGCTGCTCTCGTGTCTTCTTCTTGGGCTGCTGACGACGCGGTGCATCGGACGGCTTCTCCGTGACCTCCGGAAGTGGCTCTTCCTTCAGCTTGCCGTGCCGCTTGTCGCGCTCACGCTTCGCCTCGAACGCAGGCGTGCCAGGCGCCGGGTTGTTGCGGATGACGTAGAACTGCTGACCCATCGTCCACGCGTTCGATGTCGTCCAGTAGAGCAGGACACCCACCGGGAAGGCGATGCCGCCGATGGCGAACACGAACGGGAGCACATAGAGAAGGAGCTTCTGCTGCTGGGCGTACGGACCGGACAGCGCGTCCTTCGGCATGTTCTTCATCATCAGCTGGCGCTGGGTGAGGAAGGTGGTCGCCGTCATCAGGACGACGAGGATCGCCGTGACGATCTTGATGTGGACGTTGTCGTCGGTGAACCGGCTCGCGATCTGCACGCCGAGGAAGGTCGCGTTCTGGATCGACTCAGCCTGGCTGTCGGTGAGGACACCGTAGGCGTTGCCGCGGGCAGCGTGGTCGATCACCCGGAAGAGCGCAAAGAAGATCGGCATCTGCAAGATGAGCGGCAGACACGAAGCAAACGGGTTCGTGTTGGCCTCACGGAACAGCTTCATCTGCTCCTGGGCCATACGCTCACGGTCATGGCCGTACTTCTTCTGCAGCTCACGGATCTTGGGCTGCAGCATCTGCATGTTGCGGCTCGCCTTGATCTGCTTCACGAACAGCGGGATGAGCAGCATCCGGATCGTGATCGTCAGACCGATGATGGACAGTGCCCACGTCCAGCCAGAGTCGGGGTCCATCCCGATCTCACTGAGCAGCCAGTGCCACGCCACCATGATCGCCGAGACCACGTAGTACAGCGGCTGCATGATGGTGTCGAAGAAGTTGCCGATCGCGTCGAACATCAAACCCCTCGCGGTGGAGTCGGGGAAGATCCGCCTGCTGCGGATCGGGGGGGAACGGGGTCGTAGCCGCCGGCGGCCCACGGATGGCACCGACCGATACGTCGCACTGCCATCCAGCTGCCTCGCATCGCACCGTGCTCCTCGACCGCGCCGAGCGCGTAGGCCGAGCACGACGGGTAGTAGCGGCACACCTGCCCGTACAACGGGCTGATGGCGAACCGGTACGCCTTCAAGAGGCCGATCAGGATGGACTTCATGTCAGGAGGTCGTCCTCGGCTGGTGCAAGCGATCAAGGACGAGATCGAGATCGTGCCCAAGGTCGACACTCGAGCGACGTGCGGCAGGAGGCAGCGCACGCAGCACGACATCGGAACCTTCGGGCAACGCGCTCAGACGTGCGGACATCAAGGCACGCAGACGGCGCTTGACGGTGTTGCGTGTGACCGCGTTGCCGACCTG
This genomic window contains:
- the yidC gene encoding membrane protein insertase YidC gives rise to the protein MFDAIGNFFDTIMQPLYYVVSAIMVAWHWLLSEIGMDPDSGWTWALSIIGLTITIRMLLIPLFVKQIKASRNMQMLQPKIRELQKKYGHDRERMAQEQMKLFREANTNPFASCLPLILQMPIFFALFRVIDHAARGNAYGVLTDSQAESIQNATFLGVQIASRFTDDNVHIKIVTAILVVLMTATTFLTQRQLMMKNMPKDALSGPYAQQQKLLLYVLPFVFAIGGIAFPVGVLLYWTTSNAWTMGQQFYVIRNNPAPGTPAFEAKRERDKRHGKLKEEPLPEVTEKPSDAPRRQQPKKKTREQRKKGSAPRGQGRTSGPDSSAKNDDSSDSGSGEGGGSGD
- the yidD gene encoding membrane protein insertion efficiency factor YidD encodes the protein MKSILIGLLKAYRFAISPLYGQVCRYYPSCSAYALGAVEEHGAMRGSWMAVRRIGRCHPWAAGGYDPVPPRSAAGGSSPTPPRGV
- the rnpA gene encoding ribonuclease P protein component; this encodes MLSAVHRLRTSDDIRTTIRRGRRAGSRTVLAHGRLGARSEGDPSRVAFVVGKQVGNAVTRNTVKRRLRALMSARLSALPEGSDVVLRALPPAARRSSVDLGHDLDLVLDRLHQPRTTS
- a CDS encoding R3H domain-containing nucleic acid-binding protein; this translates as MAADFLEELLDIADLDGDLDMDVEGNRASVSLVGGDLGTLVGRDGEVLEALQELTRLAVYRETGERSRLMLDVDGFRARRRDVLTRLAEESISQVRDSGQELRLDPMSPFERKVVHDAVAAAGLTSESEGQEPNRRVVILPG